A genomic window from Chitinophaga pollutisoli includes:
- a CDS encoding Rrf2 family transcriptional regulator, whose product MLSKSAEYALRATIYIALKGSEDNKLGIDEIATAIDSPQSFTAKILQLLTKNNNVVSSVRGPNGGFYLTEAARKLPVRAVLEAVGENGVLTKCVLGLKECSETRPCPMHEQYRTIKAQLRQMFEKTTIHDLAEETRKGKIVINNRLVKKK is encoded by the coding sequence ATGCTGTCCAAATCTGCGGAATATGCGCTCCGTGCCACTATCTACATTGCGTTGAAAGGCTCGGAAGACAATAAGCTCGGAATAGACGAAATCGCCACGGCGATCGATTCGCCGCAATCCTTCACCGCCAAGATCCTCCAGCTGCTCACCAAAAACAACAATGTTGTCAGCTCCGTGCGCGGCCCCAACGGAGGCTTCTACCTCACCGAAGCCGCCCGGAAGCTCCCCGTCCGCGCCGTGCTCGAAGCGGTCGGGGAAAACGGCGTCCTCACCAAATGCGTGCTCGGATTGAAAGAATGCTCCGAAACCCGGCCCTGCCCCATGCACGAACAATACCGCACCATCAAAGCCCAGCTCCGGCAAATGTTCGAGAAAACCACGATCCACGACCTCGCCGAAGAAACGCGGAAAGGAAAAATCGTCATCAACAACCGGCTCGTTAAAAAGAAGTGA
- a CDS encoding RNA polymerase sigma-70 factor — protein MDRSENQQWPDWIRRLQRGDESVLRELLTALGPRLLGYCKKKTGSNEDAEELTLDIFLKFWQYRNRLDADVNPEALLFTIARNHILNFMRNSAVRKLAAASPQEADLPETDGILHNFTYNELLRQYRQALEQLGHKQRIVFKMSREEGLSHREIAERLGISVRTVEAHIHSSLKFLRTELKDGFVVIVFLSILE, from the coding sequence ATGGATCGTAGTGAGAACCAACAATGGCCCGACTGGATCCGACGGCTGCAACGGGGCGACGAGTCGGTGCTCCGGGAACTGCTGACCGCACTCGGGCCCAGGTTGCTGGGTTATTGTAAAAAGAAGACGGGTAGCAACGAAGACGCTGAGGAGCTGACGCTCGACATTTTCCTGAAATTCTGGCAATACCGTAACCGGCTGGACGCCGACGTAAATCCTGAAGCGTTGCTGTTTACCATCGCACGCAATCACATCTTGAATTTTATGCGGAACAGCGCTGTCCGCAAACTGGCAGCCGCATCGCCGCAGGAAGCCGATCTCCCGGAAACCGACGGCATCCTCCATAACTTCACCTATAACGAGTTGCTCCGCCAGTACCGGCAGGCGCTGGAACAGTTGGGGCATAAACAGCGCATCGTATTTAAGATGAGCCGGGAAGAAGGACTCTCCCATCGCGAAATCGCCGAGCGGCTGGGGATATCCGTCCGCACGGTGGAAGCCCATATCCACAGCAGTTTGAAATTCCTGCGCACCGAGCTGAAAGACGGGTTTGTGGTGATTGTTTTCTTATCCATCCTTGAATAA
- a CDS encoding 6-carboxytetrahydropterin synthase, with translation MTKIFRFETAHALHGYHGACRHVHGHSYQLHVTVRAEEPDSYFPAPGMLIDFKELKRMVNEAVVSRLDHTLVVSSAYLQANPDLPSEENVLVMTAEPSAENLLLFIRDALRHQLPAGITLAALKLFETADSYAEWVL, from the coding sequence GTGACTAAAATTTTCCGGTTCGAGACGGCGCACGCATTACATGGCTATCACGGTGCCTGCCGGCATGTGCACGGGCATTCGTACCAGCTGCATGTGACCGTCAGGGCGGAGGAACCCGACAGCTATTTCCCCGCGCCGGGTATGCTGATAGATTTCAAGGAGCTGAAGCGGATGGTGAACGAAGCCGTGGTGAGCCGGCTCGACCATACCCTGGTGGTTTCTTCCGCTTACCTGCAAGCCAATCCCGACCTGCCTTCGGAAGAAAACGTACTGGTGATGACCGCAGAGCCCTCGGCCGAAAATCTCCTCCTCTTCATTCGCGACGCCCTCCGCCATCAACTCCCCGCAGGCATCACCCTCGCCGCCCTGAAACTCTTTGAAACGGCGGATTCGTATGCGGAATGGGTTTTATGA
- a CDS encoding GNAT family N-acetyltransferase — MQNEKITVRNARTTEVSAIGQLMIQVYSALEGFPGISEQPAYYAMLANVGELASRPGAELIVALSGERLAGAVVYFNDIQFYGSGGTATQEKEAAGFRLLAVHPNFRKQGIGRLLAETCIARARQARRNQVIIHSTRSMRTAWGMYQRMGFLRSEDLDFLQGELPVFGFRLPL, encoded by the coding sequence ATGCAAAACGAAAAAATCACCGTCCGCAATGCCCGTACCACCGAAGTTTCCGCCATCGGGCAACTCATGATCCAGGTATATTCCGCACTGGAAGGCTTTCCCGGCATCTCCGAACAACCCGCGTACTACGCCATGCTGGCCAATGTGGGCGAGCTCGCTTCGCGCCCCGGGGCGGAGCTGATCGTTGCGCTCAGCGGCGAACGCCTCGCCGGGGCCGTCGTGTATTTCAACGACATCCAGTTTTATGGCTCGGGTGGCACGGCTACACAAGAGAAAGAAGCCGCCGGGTTCAGGCTGCTGGCCGTTCACCCGAACTTCCGGAAACAAGGCATCGGAAGGCTGCTGGCGGAAACCTGTATTGCCCGGGCACGCCAGGCGCGCCGGAACCAGGTCATCATCCATTCCACCCGCTCGATGCGCACGGCCTGGGGCATGTACCAGCGAATGGGGTTCCTCCGGTCGGAGGATCTCGATTTTCTCCAGGGCGAACTGCCCGTATTCGGCTTCCGGCTGCCATTGTAA
- a CDS encoding ABC transporter permease subunit, translating to MLTVSKYVFLDLLKNRSILVYTLVLAVLSFTLLGLDGNSAKGLLSLLNITLLFVPVITTLFSAIYFFNSLEFIELLLSQPVKRTGILLSEYAGMALSLSAAFVAGVGVPLMILLPVGASFVLILCGVMLTFVFTSIGLLIFVLSRDKTRGIGAAIIVSLFFTLLFDGLMMAFIFAFSEYPIDKAVVAMIGLNPVDLARILMLLQLDVAVLMGYSGALFKEFLGSSSGSIFAVGCMLIWIVAPLLLALRIFKKKDL from the coding sequence ATGCTGACCGTAAGCAAATATGTATTTCTTGACCTGCTGAAGAACAGGTCGATACTCGTGTACACGCTTGTGCTGGCGGTGCTGTCGTTTACCCTGCTGGGGCTCGACGGCAACAGCGCCAAGGGGCTGCTGAGCCTGCTGAACATCACCTTGCTGTTTGTGCCGGTGATCACGACGTTGTTTTCCGCCATTTACTTCTTCAACTCGCTGGAATTCATCGAGCTGCTGTTGTCGCAGCCGGTGAAGCGGACGGGGATTCTATTATCCGAATACGCGGGGATGGCGCTGTCGCTATCCGCTGCTTTTGTGGCGGGCGTGGGCGTTCCGCTGATGATCCTGCTGCCGGTGGGCGCGTCATTCGTCCTGATTTTGTGCGGGGTGATGCTGACGTTTGTTTTCACATCGATCGGGTTGTTGATTTTCGTGCTTTCGCGCGACAAGACCCGCGGGATCGGCGCGGCGATCATTGTGTCGCTGTTCTTTACTTTACTGTTTGACGGTTTGATGATGGCCTTCATTTTCGCCTTCAGCGAATACCCGATCGATAAGGCCGTGGTGGCGATGATCGGGTTGAACCCGGTGGACCTGGCGCGGATACTGATGCTGTTGCAACTGGATGTGGCGGTGCTGATGGGATATTCGGGGGCTTTGTTCAAGGAGTTCCTGGGCTCTTCCTCCGGCAGCATCTTCGCGGTGGGCTGCATGCTGATCTGGATCGTGGCGCCGTTGTTGCTGGCGTTGCGGATTTTTAAGAAGAAAGACCTGTAA
- a CDS encoding FecR domain-containing protein codes for MSNDLSVSLQALYEKVRDGSASPDELRRFLALTEAPPEELLPFHDWERAPESPLPARLKASIMQHARPVRPWAHRLLPYGVAAAVFLAIMTLRTVFWPHGDALKVHTGQGEIKKITLSDGTLVTLNAHSAIRFNEGAEEGERTVFLEGQAFFDVQQDAARPFVVESGGLRTEVLGTSFDLRAYPRERPFIAVVSGKVRVKDGNGGSVILERGQQAVYDAGAQQFTRIHKDPSGMSSWQRGIISLDRTLRDVCADIERWYGVKIILETPGIGEYQLSGSQEVKSLESCLDAICFIFHLQYTIKDNTVRIYKN; via the coding sequence ATGAGTAACGACCTCTCCGTGTCTTTGCAGGCACTTTATGAAAAAGTACGTGATGGTTCCGCCAGTCCGGATGAGCTTCGCCGATTCCTGGCGCTCACGGAAGCGCCGCCGGAAGAATTATTGCCTTTCCACGATTGGGAGCGTGCGCCCGAAAGCCCGTTGCCCGCACGGCTGAAAGCCAGTATTATGCAGCATGCCAGGCCGGTTCGCCCATGGGCGCACCGTTTGCTTCCTTACGGCGTGGCGGCCGCCGTATTTTTAGCCATTATGACACTGCGCACTGTTTTCTGGCCGCACGGTGATGCGCTGAAAGTACATACCGGTCAGGGTGAAATCAAAAAAATCACCTTATCGGACGGTACGCTCGTAACCCTGAATGCCCACAGCGCTATCCGGTTTAATGAGGGCGCTGAGGAAGGGGAAAGGACGGTTTTCCTTGAGGGGCAGGCCTTCTTTGATGTGCAGCAGGACGCCGCGCGGCCGTTTGTAGTGGAAAGCGGTGGACTGCGAACTGAAGTGCTGGGCACCTCCTTTGACTTGCGGGCTTACCCGCGGGAGCGGCCATTTATTGCCGTGGTCTCGGGTAAAGTACGGGTGAAAGACGGGAACGGCGGAAGCGTAATCCTGGAACGCGGGCAGCAGGCCGTATACGACGCCGGCGCGCAACAATTTACCAGGATCCACAAAGACCCCTCGGGTATGAGCAGCTGGCAGCGTGGCATCATCAGTCTCGACCGGACGCTCCGCGACGTATGCGCCGACATCGAACGCTGGTATGGGGTGAAGATCATCCTGGAAACGCCCGGCATCGGGGAATACCAGCTTTCCGGCAGCCAGGAAGTCAAATCACTGGAATCCTGTCTGGATGCAATCTGTTTCATATTCCACCTTCAATATACCATCAAAGACAACACGGTTCGTATCTATAAGAATTAA